From Haemorhous mexicanus isolate bHaeMex1 chromosome 2, bHaeMex1.pri, whole genome shotgun sequence, the proteins below share one genomic window:
- the LOC132323318 gene encoding retinal guanylyl cyclase 2-like: MSFLLGGPHSSSWLLSRHNRVHHFNTGNSFKTFFQDLWWLLFGIILLCSPAQCSVFKIGLLGPWNCDPFFSKAFPHVAARLAVGRISRDPSLDLGHRLDYVILQEECDTPRALVRFVGFEKLSSAFIGPLNPGFCEVAAHLGKNWNKAIFSWMCINYKLDSPIHHNAFARTLPSPTQILLTIMKYFRWAHVGIIASSDDIWMYTAKEAATALRDHGLPVGIVTSVQKGEKGIEDTWNKIKEVNNIKIILLCMHSVLIGGQEQAALLTKALEMGLADGRYIFVPYDTLLYSLPYQNNSFSVFDNDSKLQEAYDAVLTITLESGERTFYDAFREAKESGEIIRDLEATQVSPLFGTIYDAIYFMAMAMDSARRKGVRASGATIAEHTKNFSFPGFSHRVETDSCGKGLDNYVILDTDGHGNQLSPTHLLDMSSGSVLPLGQAIHFPNEVPPKPDPSCWFDPDVLCTEGIEPAVIFLGVMLLFVLVLCAVGLASLIRQSILNNQLFRGPNKIILTLDDLVFINPEIHRKRLTLDSLTDANSIAAKNRSLISVTRSASLKSTVATHETSNVALYEGDQVWLKKFETGAVHNLRQSSTSILRKMKDLRHENVNLFLGFFSDCGIFAIVTEYCSRGSLEDLLRNEDMKLDWMFKSSLVMDLIKGIRYLHHRDFAHGRLKSRNCVVDGRFVLKITDYGYNEILEAQKCPYIQPSPEELLWTAPELLRDPDMCRKGTIKGDIYSFAIILQEVVARGPPYCTSELSAEEIIKKVKKPPPLCRPNIAPEVAPLACIQVMKQCWAEAPERRPTFEEVFHKFKTINKGKKTNIIDSMLRMLEQYSSNLEDLISERTEELEVEKQKTEKLLSQMLPPSVAEALKTGGTVEPEYFDQVTIYFNDIVGFTSISALSEPIEVVDLLNDLYSLFDAVLGNHDVYKVETIGDAYMVASGLPKRNGNKHAAEIANMSLDILSSVGTFKMRHMPDIPLRIRIGLHTGPCVAGVVGLTMPRYCLFGDTVNTASRMESTGLPYRIHVSQSTVDILRNLNEGYEIIPRGKTELRGKGVEETYWLVGKKGFQKPLPKPPEIKPGHNWPDVLTRKLKSVLRDTKRTLRKQRAWKHEGEISFGEDEI, from the exons ATGTCATTTCTCCTGGGGGGTCctcacagctcctcctggctgctgtcaAGGCACAACAGAGTGCATCACTTCAACACTGGAAATTCATTCAAGACGTTTTTCCAGGATCTCTGGTGGCTGCTCTTTGGAATAATCCTACTTTGTTCCCCAGCACAGTGCTCTGTCTTTAAAATTGGACTGCTTGGACCCTGGAACTGTGACCCCTTCTTTTCCAAAGCCTTTCCCCATGTGGCTGCCAGGTTGGCTGTGGGACGAATAAGCAGAGACCCTTCACTAGATCTCGGCCACCGGCTGGATTATGTGATCCTGCAAGAAGAATGTGACACACCAAGAGCTCTGGTTAGATTTGTGGGCTTTGAAAAGCTTTCCTCAGCTTTTATAGGCCCTCTAAACCCTGGCTTCTGTGAGGTGGCTGCACATTTAGGGAAAAACTGGAATAAAGCTATCTTCTCATGGATGTGCATCAATTATAAGCTGGATTCCCCCATCCACCATAATGCATTTGCAAGGACTCTGCCCTCTCCAACCCAAATTTTGCTTacaataatgaaatattttaggtGGGCTCATGTTGGCATCATTGCATCCAGTGATGATATTTGGATGTACACAGCCAAGGAGGCAGCAACTGCGCTCAGGGACCATGGGCTACCTGTAGGCATTGTTACATCTgtgcagaagggagaaaaaggcaTTGAAGACACCTGGAACAAGATTAAAGAAGTTAATAACATTAAAA TTATACTCCTGTGCATGCATTCTGTTCTCATCGGGGGGCAGGAACAGGCCGCCTTACTCACAAAAGCTCTGGAAATGGGACTAGCAGATGGAAGATACATCTTTGTTCCCTATGACACTTTGCTGTACAGTCTCCCTTACCAAAACAACTCATTCAGTGTCTTTGATAATGACAGCAAGCTCCAGGAGGCCTATGATGCTGTGCTGACCATCACGCTGGAGTCTGGAGAAAGGACTTTCTATGATGCATTCAGGGAAGCTAAAGAAAGTGGTGAAATAATCAGGGATTTGGAAGCCACACAG GTTTCTCCACTCTTTGGAACAATCTATGATGCCATTTACTTCATGGCAATGGCTATGGACAGTGCACGGAGGAAAGGAGTCAGAGCCTCAGGAGCCACCATAGCTGAGCACACAAAAAACTTCAGCTTCCCTGGATTTAGTCACCGGGTGGAGACAGACagctgtgggaaggggctggacaACTATGTGATACTGGACACAGATGGTCATGGGAATCAGCTTTCCCCAACCCACCTGCTGGACATGTCTtcaggctctgtgctgcccctAGGCCAGGCCATTCACTTTCCCAATGAAGTTCCACCCAAACCAGACCCCAGCTGTTGGTTTGATCCAGATGTTCTCTGCACTGaag GGATTGAACCTGCTGTCATTTTCTTGGGAGTAATGCTCCTATTTGTCCTGGTGTTGTGTGCTGTGGGCCTGGCTTCTCTCATCAG GCAGAGTATCTTGAACAACCAGCTTTTCAGGGGTCCGAACAAGATCATACTGACCTTGGATGACCTCGTCTTCATCAACCCAGAGATACATAGAAAG AGGCTGACCTTGGACAGTCTGACTGATGCAAACAGCATAGCAGCCAAGAACAGAAGCCTGATATCCGTAACCCGCTCCGCCTCCTTGAAAAGCACAGTGGCCACCCATGAAACCTCCAATGTGGCTTTGTATGAG GGAGACCAGGTGTGGCTGAAGAAATTTGAGACAGGAGCAGTTCACAATCTGAGGCAAAGCTCCACCAGCATCTTAAGGAAG ATGAAAGACCTGCGTCATGAAAATGTGAATCTGTTCCTGGGCTTTTTCTCAGACTGTGGCATCTTTGCCATAGTGACAGAGTACTGCTCACGAGGCAGCCTGGAGGACTTGCTGAGAAATGAGGATATGAAACTGGACTGGATGTTCAAGTCCTCTCTTGTGATGGATCTAATTAAA GGAATCAGATATTTGCATCACCGAGATTTTGCCCATGGACGTCTCAAGTCTCGTAACTGTGTTGTGGATGGCCGGTTTGTCCTGAAGATCACTGACTATGGTTATAATGAGATCTTAGAGGCACAGAAATGCCCCTATATTCAGCCATCCCCAGAAG AATTGCTCTGGACAGCTCCCGAGTTACTGCGGGACCCAGACATGTGCAGAAAAGGCACAATCAAAGGGGACATTTACAGCTTTGCAATCATCCTGCAAGAAGTTGTTGCTCGGGGTCCACCTTACTGCACATCAGAACTCTCAGCTGAAG AAATTATAAAGAAAGTGAAGAAGCCCCCTCCCCTGTGTCGCCCAAACATAGCTCCTGAGGTAGCCCCCCTGGCATGCATCCAGGTAATGAAGCAATGCTGGGCTGAAGCCCCTGAACGACGTCCAACCTTTGAGGAGGTGTTTCATAAG TTCAAAACCATCAACAAAGGGAAAAAGACCAATATCATTGACTCAATGCTCAGGATGCTTGAGCAGTACTCCAGCAACCTGGAGGATTTAATCAGCGAGCGGACCGAAGAGCTGGAGGTTGAaaaacagaagacagaaaaactgCTGTCACAAATGCTTCCACC TTCAGTGGCAGAAGCCCTCAAGACTGGTGGCACTGTGGAACCGGAGTACTTTGACCAGGTGACCATCTACTTCAATGACATTGTGGGTTTCACATCCATTTCAGCCCTCAGTGAACCCATTGAAGTGGTTGACCTTCTGAATGACCTTTACTCTCTGTTTGATGCTGTTCTTGGAAACCATGATGTTTACAAG GTGGAGACAATTGGTGATGCCTACATGGTTGCCTCAGGGCTCCCAAAACGGAATGGAAACAAGCATGCAGCTGAAATAGCCAACATGTCCTTGGACAtcctcagctctgtgggaaCATTCAAAATGAGGCACATGCCAGACATTCCCCTCAGGATACGAATTGGGCTGCACACAG GACCTTGTGTGGCAGGTGTGGTGGGGCTGACCATGCCGCGGTACTGCCTCTTCGGGGACACAGTGAACACGGCCTCAAGGATGGAGTCCACAGGCCTGC CTTACAGAATTCATGTCAGCCAAAGTACAGTGGATATACTTCGGAATCTGAATGAAGGCTATGAAATCATACCCAGGGGAAAAACAGAACTGAGG gGTAAAGGAGTAGAAGAAACATATTGGCTGGTTGGGAAAAAAGGCTTCCAGAAGCCCTTACCTAAACCTCCTGAAATAAAGCCAGG